In Eupeodes corollae chromosome 3, idEupCoro1.1, whole genome shotgun sequence, a single genomic region encodes these proteins:
- the LOC129949785 gene encoding protein lethal(2)essential for life, whose amino-acid sequence MSVVPLMFRDWWDDFDTPMRTSRLLDQHFGTGLKREDLLSSLWSSNPTVLRQGYLRPWRRSTNLQKQESGSTLNIDSEKFEVILDVQQFSPNEITVKVTDKYIVVEGKHEEKQDEHGFVARQFSRRYLLPNDVNPDNVASSLSSDGLLTITAPMKKIPPTPSERVVPITQTGPSSKEDNAKKVETATS is encoded by the exons ATGTCAGTAGTGCCCCTAATGTTCCGCGACTGGTGGGATGACTTTGATACGCCAATGCGAACATCTCGTTTGCTGGATCAGCATTTTGGCACCggtttaaa ACGTGAAGATTTGCTATCTTCATTATGGAGTTCTAATCCAACAGTTTTAAGGCAGGGATATCTTCGCCCATGGAGACGCAGTACAAACTTACAGAAACAGGAATCAGGATCAACTTTGAACATTGATAGCGAAAAATTCGAGGTCATCTTGGATGTTCAACAATTTTCTCCAAATGAGATCACTGTCAAGGTCACAGACAAATATATTGTTGTTGAAGGAAAACACGAAGAAAAACAAGATGAGCACGGTTTTGTTGCAAGACAGTTCTCAAGACGTTATCTTTTGCcaa ATGACGTCAATCCAGACAATGTTGCTTCATCTCTATCATCCGATGGATTGTTGACAATAACCGCTCCCATGAAGAAAATTCCACCCACTCCTAGCGAACGAGTAGTTCCAATTACTCAGACAGGTCCATCCAGCAAAGAAGACAATGCTAAGAAAGTCGAGACAGCCACTTCTTAA
- the LOC129949786 gene encoding uncharacterized protein LOC129949786: MKKILLTIFTCTLIISPTHSRITKRSYSDQSVHGYMTERTCWWNEVCKEEFQNMFRCKCPQWSYCRSPGRYYNAFCSMTNTGYIWTQPTWDWGP, encoded by the exons ATGAAAAAG attctTCTAACAATTTTCACCTGCACCTTGATAATAAGTCCAACGCACTCCAGAATAACCAAACGAAGCTATTCAGATCAAAGTGTTCACGGTTACATGACAGAG CGTACGTGCTGGTGGAATGAGGTATGCAAGgaagaatttcaaaatatgtttcgATGCAAATGCCCTCAATGGTCATATTGCAG GTCACCGGGTCGGTATTACAATGCATTCTGTTCTATGACAAATACCGGTTACATATGGACACAGCCAACGTGGGATTGGGGTCCTTAA
- the LOC129949782 gene encoding peptidyl-alpha-hydroxyglycine alpha-amidating lyase 2 has translation MGLEKWIVNILFIWTTLHLANGDALSLNDQFFNDVRKLIKRRLKENQRTSELTSEEERTKNVPTPILVENWPQEKHSFGQVTAVSIDPHGNPVIFHRGDRYWDANTFNDSNIFYLIEYGPIKENTIYVLDSKTGGIQFGWGASMFYMPHGLTIDTYGNYWITDVAMHQVLKYKPYEETPQIVIGKRFKPGSSLNHLCKPTDVAVSTTGEFFVADGYCNQRILKFNAAGRLLRTIPQPPEFMSLQVPHGITLLEHLDLLCIADRENMRVVCPKAGLQSSFGEGQPAATIQEPDLGRVFDVAAYGDIVYAVNGPTSMLPVRGFTIDPGSETIIGHWGEFKNPHSLAVCPNGTALYVTEIGDSPATNKVYKFILV, from the exons ATGGGGCTAGAAAAATGGATagttaatatattatttatctGGACCACATTACATCTAGCAAATGGTGATGCATTGTCCTTAAATGACCAATTTTTCAATGACGTTCGAAAGCTTATCAAACGACGCCTGAAGGAGAAT CAACGAACTTCGGAACTGACGTCCGAAGaagaacgaacaaaaaatgtacCCACACCAATTCTCGTAGAAAATTGGCCCCAAGAGAAACATTCTTTTGGACAAGTAACAGCAGTATCCATTGATCCACATGGTAATCCAGTGATTTTCCACCGCGGCGATAGATATTGGGATGCAAa CACATTCAATGATAGCAATATATTTTACTTAATCGAATATGGACCTATTAAAGAGAATACAATCTATGTATTAGATTCAAAAACCGGAGGCATTCAGTTTGGATGGGGTGCATCAATGTTTTACATGCCACATGGATTGACCATTGACACATATGGAAACTATTGGATAACAGATGTTGCCATGCATCAAGTACTTAAG TACAAACCATATGAGGAAACACCACAGATCGTTATTGGAAAGCGATTCAAGCCTGGTTCTTCATTGAATCACTTGTGTAAGCCAACCGATGTTGCAGTTTCTACAACGGGAGAA TTTTTCGTTGCCGATGGGTATTGCAAtcaaagaatattaaaattcaatgctGCTGGACGTCTCCTGCGAACCATACCACAACCTCCAG AATTCATGTCATTGCAAGTTCCCCATGGAATAACCCTACTTGAACACTTGGACCTTCTATGCATCGCTGACAGAGAAAATATGCGCGTCGTTTGCCCAAA agcTGGTTTACAATCATCATTTGGTGAAGGACAACCCGCCGCCACGATTCAAGAACCTGATTTAGGTCGTGTTTTTGATGTAGCTGCATACGGAGATATTGTATATGCTGTCAACGGCCCCACATCTATGTTACCAGTGCGTGGATTTACCATTGATCCTGGTTCTGAGACCATCATTGGGCATTGGGGAGAATTCAAAAACCCCCATTCCTTAGCTGTTTGTCCAAATGGAACAGCTCTATACGTCACCGAAATCGGCGATAGCCCCGCCACCAATAAGGTGTACaagtttattttagtttaa